In Bacteroidota bacterium, the sequence AATTACTTTTGGTAGCGCATAAATGTTTTTCGCGTCAAGATTGGGTAAATTATCAATAACAATGGTTTCGCTATCAGCAAGTGAATGATTGAATTTAAGCAGAGCATCTTTTTCGTTTGCGTCAAACAAGGCATTTGGAACCAGTGTTGATCTGGTATTTACAATGGATAATGAGACTTTTTTATAAGGATAGCACAGAATGCTGCTTTGTTTTATCGCACTGTTACTATGCGATAGGAGTGTGTTGACATTAAATGCTTTTTGAAAAGAAAATCGCTCAAGGGCAAGAGCTTTGTTATACACATCATCCCACACAGCGGCCGAAAGACCGTCCGAACTCAATTGAATGGCCAAATGATAACCTTTTGTCTGACGTCCGTCAAATAAGTCGTCAACAAGGCTTAACGCCTGCGAGATAAGGCTATTGGTTTCTGTGAGCATGATGAGCAAAATTACAAATAATTATCTGTAATCTGCACCCTGAAATATGCGTTCTTTGCGCTCTCGCGTGCTTCTTTTTCTCGCAAAGACGCAAAGGGCGCAAAGTTTTATCAGATTGAATTTAGAAGAACATTAGAAAACTCATACTAACTTTAAACCGTGAATGACCAAGAATTTAAACAGGTACTGTTAAAACAATTTCCCCACGAGCCGACACCCGGGCAGGCGGAATTCATCAATAAGATCTCCGGCTTTTCCACGGATCCGCAAGCGGCCAATGTGTTTGTTTTAAAGGGTTACGCAGGTACAGGTAAAACAACCATTATAAGTGCGCTTATAAAAAGCCTGCCGGCTATTCA encodes:
- a CDS encoding DUF3822 family protein, whose amino-acid sequence is MLTETNSLISQALSLVDDLFDGRQTKGYHLAIQLSSDGLSAAVWDDVYNKALALERFSFQKAFNVNTLLSHSNSAIKQSSILCYPYKKVSLSIVNTRSTLVPNALFDANEKDALLKFNHSLADSETIVIDNLPNLDAKNIYALPKVIEQQFRELYTQLDITHYSSPLIEHVLLTNKHSDTTNVVLNVHSEGFEVLVLNSGKLLFYNTFSYQTAEDFIYYLLFVFEQLKLNPESVKVELLGELEKNSAIYQLLYKYIRNIKFGDRPDAFDYSFKITALPKQYYYSLFSQFLYP